Proteins from a genomic interval of Acanthopagrus latus isolate v.2019 chromosome 7, fAcaLat1.1, whole genome shotgun sequence:
- the szrd1 gene encoding SUZ domain-containing protein 1, whose protein sequence is MDEEVVESWEEAADSGEMEKRLEEKLRISQREKESSNNSQRSPLRTTMVIQDDSLPAAPPPQIRILKRPASNGSLGSPLNQNRPTPQVKSLAQREAEYAEARKRILGSACPEETPQEKPNTDRPGRNNSTLPSEDTRSNNHTVGQPDGTQGFRQHR, encoded by the exons ATGGATGAGGAGGTCGTCGAAAGTTGGGAGGAAGCTGCTGATAGTGGG gaaatggaaaaacGGTTGGAAGAGAAGCTAAGGATCAGCCAGAGAGAAAA GGAGTCCAGTAATAATTCTCAACGATCCCCATTGAGGACAACCATGGTGATACAGGACGACTCTCTACCAGCAGCACCCCCACCTCAGATACGCATCTTGAAGCGGCCTGCAAGTAACGGTTCATTGGGATCACCCTTGAATCAGAACAGGCCCACACCACAGGTCAAGTCTCTGGCCCAGCGTGAAGCAGAGTACGCAGAGGCCAGGAAGAGAATACTGGGCAGCGCCTGCCCAGAGGAGACGCCTCAGGAAAAGCCCAACACTGACAG GCCAGGGCGCAATAACTCTACATTGCCTTCAGAGGACACCAGATCTAACAATCACACTGTGGGGCAGCCAGACGGCACCCAAGGGTTCCGACAGCACAGATAA